The Paenibacillus tianjinensis genome has a window encoding:
- the ppk1 gene encoding polyphosphate kinase 1: MNTDEKKNNHTSPATAYLNRDLSWIEFNRRVLAEAQDPDNPLMERAKFLAIVSSNLDEFISVRVAGIQDQIRAGYTKKDFTGFTPSGLYKRLVKRVTKIIADQYRTFRDLSRHLHKEGIVFVNYEDLTHAQEQSIEEYYRDIIFPVLTPMAVDQSRPFPLVHSQFIYLAVVLTRKNSQEEEPYFAILQIPSNLPRCIPLPHRSNSKKRQFVFIEDVIRHHIQTLFSGYEPVAVSEFRLTRNSDLTIDEEGAEDLLEEIEKELRKRRRGVPARLEVQKGIHPYALEQLQAEFELEDFVFEIEGPLDLGFLRGFANTLKGFNYLFEAPIEPQYPAEFDENEDFFEVLRERDVLVYHPYESFDAMTDFITQASEDEHVMAIKMTLYRVSGNSPLITALAHAAESGKQVTVVVELKARFDEERNIAWARKLEQSGCHVVYGLVGLKTHAKVTLIVRQEGNELRRYVHVGTGNYNDSTAKAYTDLSLFTANNEIGLDASELFNQMTGYSANFDWNAFIVAPTNMSLSLQKLILREAEHAAAGRPSRIIAKMNSLSNQEVIDSLYSAAQAGVSIDLIVRGVCCLRPGIEGLSERIKVRSIVDRFLEHSRIYYFENGGKPEVYLSSADWMTRNLTRRIELMCPVKDSGIRGQIVKILEMTLKDNVKASFLQPNGYYERPDDKKAPFRSQFAAMDVSRWKGNRALPSPPKHS, translated from the coding sequence GTGAATACAGATGAGAAAAAAAACAACCATACCAGCCCTGCTACCGCTTATCTTAACCGGGATCTGAGCTGGATCGAATTCAACCGCCGCGTACTGGCAGAGGCTCAGGACCCGGATAATCCGCTGATGGAACGGGCTAAGTTTCTGGCGATCGTCTCCAGCAATCTTGATGAGTTCATCAGTGTCCGCGTCGCCGGAATCCAGGATCAGATCAGAGCGGGCTATACTAAAAAGGATTTTACCGGCTTTACTCCTTCCGGACTGTACAAACGTCTGGTCAAACGGGTTACGAAAATCATCGCCGACCAATACCGCACCTTCCGCGACCTTTCCCGGCATTTGCATAAAGAAGGTATCGTTTTCGTCAATTACGAAGACCTGACCCATGCCCAGGAGCAGTCCATTGAAGAGTATTACCGTGACATTATTTTTCCGGTACTGACACCGATGGCTGTTGACCAGAGCCGACCATTTCCGCTGGTGCACAGCCAGTTCATCTATCTGGCAGTTGTGCTTACCCGTAAGAACAGCCAGGAGGAGGAACCTTATTTTGCGATCCTGCAAATCCCGTCTAACCTGCCAAGATGCATTCCGCTACCCCACCGCTCCAACAGCAAAAAGCGGCAGTTTGTCTTCATCGAGGATGTAATCCGCCATCATATCCAAACCCTGTTCAGCGGCTACGAGCCGGTAGCTGTCAGTGAGTTCCGCTTAACCCGGAATTCCGACCTGACGATTGATGAAGAAGGTGCAGAAGACCTGCTGGAAGAGATTGAAAAGGAGCTGCGTAAACGCCGCCGCGGCGTCCCTGCCCGGCTGGAAGTACAAAAGGGAATTCATCCGTACGCGCTGGAGCAGCTGCAGGCCGAATTCGAGCTGGAGGATTTCGTATTCGAAATTGAGGGGCCGCTTGATCTCGGCTTCCTTCGCGGATTTGCAAACACTCTAAAAGGATTCAATTATTTGTTCGAAGCTCCGATTGAACCGCAGTATCCGGCGGAATTTGATGAGAATGAAGACTTTTTCGAGGTACTCCGCGAACGCGATGTGCTTGTCTACCATCCTTACGAATCCTTTGATGCGATGACCGACTTCATCACCCAGGCCTCCGAGGATGAGCATGTCATGGCTATCAAAATGACGCTCTACCGGGTAAGCGGCAACTCACCGCTAATCACTGCCCTGGCCCATGCTGCTGAATCCGGCAAGCAGGTCACTGTAGTTGTCGAGCTGAAAGCCCGGTTTGATGAAGAACGGAACATTGCCTGGGCGCGCAAGCTCGAGCAATCCGGCTGCCATGTTGTCTATGGTCTGGTCGGCCTCAAAACCCATGCCAAAGTAACGCTGATCGTCCGCCAGGAAGGCAACGAGCTGCGACGCTACGTACATGTAGGAACCGGTAACTACAACGACAGTACAGCCAAGGCTTATACAGACCTCAGCCTGTTCACCGCGAACAATGAGATCGGTCTGGATGCTTCCGAGCTGTTCAACCAGATGACCGGCTATTCCGCCAACTTTGACTGGAATGCCTTCATCGTTGCGCCAACCAATATGAGCCTGTCGCTGCAAAAGCTGATTCTGCGCGAAGCTGAGCATGCCGCCGCCGGCAGACCGTCGCGGATTATCGCCAAGATGAACTCCCTGTCCAATCAGGAGGTCATTGACAGCCTGTACAGCGCCGCTCAGGCCGGTGTGTCCATTGATCTGATCGTACGCGGTGTCTGCTGCCTGAGGCCGGGAATTGAGGGTCTCAGTGAGCGGATCAAAGTGCGGAGCATTGTCGACCGGTTCCTGGAGCATTCCCGGATCTATTACTTTGAGAACGGCGGCAAGCCTGAGGTTTACCTGTCCAGCGCCGACTGGATGACCCGCAATCTGACTCGGCGGATTGAGCTGATGTGTCCCGTGAAGGATTCCGGTATCCGCGGGCAAATTGTGAAGATTCTTGAAATGACGCTCAAAGACAATGTTAAAGCCAGCTTCCTGCAGCCGAACGGATATTATGAACGTCCGGACGACAAAAAGGCCCCTTTCCGGAGCCAGTTCGCCGCTATGGATGTTAGCCGTTGGAAAGGTAACCGAGCTTTACCTTCACCGCCCAAGCATTCCTGA
- a CDS encoding Ppx/GppA phosphatase family protein has protein sequence MRDDLCRIGIIDIGSNSIRLVIYDTTPEGGYKIIKECKYSARLSEKITKEGRLERKDMDTIIPVLCQFKEICSAFGVERIRAGATAAIRNAANSSEIIEYLSAESSITIEVISGYQEAYFGFLGVINSSDVQDGFVIDIGGGSTEVTLFRGRRYQQSISFPFGAVNTNLMFSHSGNWNAEQVKKLQAYVTGRLVEHDWLGTGAGLPLYGLGGTLRSLGKLDQKNRDYSLPNSHGYILSGETIARFMETLPAMPYEKRKELDGLSKSRADIIISGLVIFHTVYQYIGAKEALISGEGLREGMLHDLLRPEQPVRDSALEFSLDTIIRFDIHTSKQHLDHIYKLALRLFNAFEGGGDRTEQEMLIYVSVMLHRTGSNINYYQSKRHTRYWLMNSPIRGLTHRQLILSALIASYSTKSRKQKLSQAHKDILLPSDEELIHKLGTLVQLSIALDSTEIGIIRDLTVQLHGNTLDLELHGTSTVLIGLEDIENALKAFRNAWAVKVKLGYLSNG, from the coding sequence ATGAGAGATGATCTTTGCCGGATTGGCATAATCGATATTGGCTCCAACTCTATACGGCTTGTAATCTATGATACGACACCAGAAGGCGGCTACAAAATTATCAAGGAGTGTAAATACTCTGCTCGTCTGAGTGAGAAGATTACAAAAGAGGGCAGACTGGAGCGGAAGGACATGGATACGATTATTCCGGTCCTGTGCCAGTTCAAGGAAATCTGCAGCGCTTTTGGAGTGGAGAGAATCCGCGCCGGAGCCACAGCCGCGATCCGCAACGCAGCCAACTCCTCCGAGATTATAGAATATTTGTCGGCTGAATCCTCGATAACCATTGAAGTCATCAGCGGTTATCAGGAGGCTTACTTCGGATTCCTGGGTGTGATCAATTCTTCGGACGTTCAGGACGGGTTCGTCATCGACATTGGAGGGGGAAGCACTGAGGTTACCCTGTTCCGCGGGCGCCGCTATCAGCAGAGTATTTCCTTTCCGTTTGGCGCGGTCAATACGAATCTGATGTTCAGCCACAGCGGCAACTGGAACGCAGAGCAGGTGAAGAAGCTTCAGGCCTATGTAACCGGCAGGCTGGTTGAGCATGACTGGCTGGGCACCGGAGCAGGTCTCCCCTTGTACGGCCTTGGCGGGACGCTCCGTTCACTCGGCAAGCTCGATCAGAAGAACCGGGATTATTCACTGCCGAATTCGCATGGTTATATCTTATCCGGTGAGACCATCGCCCGGTTTATGGAGACGTTGCCGGCCATGCCTTATGAGAAGCGCAAAGAGCTGGACGGGCTCTCCAAAAGCCGCGCGGATATTATCATCTCCGGGCTGGTCATTTTCCATACCGTGTATCAATATATCGGAGCGAAAGAGGCGCTGATCAGCGGGGAGGGGCTGCGCGAGGGCATGCTGCATGATCTCCTGAGACCCGAACAGCCTGTACGTGACAGTGCGCTTGAATTCAGTCTGGACACGATCATCCGCTTTGACATTCACACCTCTAAGCAGCATTTAGACCATATCTATAAGCTTGCACTCCGCTTGTTCAATGCTTTTGAAGGGGGAGGGGACAGGACAGAGCAGGAAATGCTGATCTATGTCTCTGTAATGCTGCACCGTACAGGCTCCAACATTAACTACTATCAGTCCAAGCGGCATACCCGCTACTGGCTGATGAATTCGCCGATCCGCGGGCTGACCCACCGCCAGCTGATTCTCAGCGCCTTGATCGCATCCTACAGCACAAAAAGCCGGAAGCAGAAACTGTCCCAGGCACATAAGGACATTTTGCTGCCTTCCGACGAAGAGCTGATCCATAAGCTTGGTACACTTGTGCAGCTGAGCATCGCGCTGGATAGTACCGAAATCGGCATCATCCGCGACCTCACAGTCCAGCTGCACGGCAACACGCTTGATTTGGAGCTGCATGGCACCTCGACAGTCCTTATAGGGCTCGAGGACATAGAGAACGCTCTGAAGGCATTCAGGAATGCTTGGGCGGTGAAGGTAAAGCTCGGTTACCTTTCCAACGGCTAA
- a CDS encoding amino acid ABC transporter ATP-binding protein has product MIAVNNLQKHFGKLEILKGIDLEIEKGEVVVVIGPSGSGKSTFLRCLNLLEQPTGGEITFEGQSITDKKHDINQTREKMGMVFQQFNLFPHMSVLQNIMLAPLKVKKQQPQEAEKIAVELLRTVGLEDKRDAYPAQLSGGQKQRIAIARALAMQPHVMLFDEPTSALDPEMVGEVLEVMKKLAEQGMTMVIVTHEMGFAREVGDRILFMDGGYIVEQGTPAEVFGNPKHARTQDFLSKVL; this is encoded by the coding sequence ATGATCGCCGTTAACAACCTGCAAAAGCATTTTGGCAAGCTGGAGATCCTCAAAGGAATCGATCTGGAGATCGAAAAAGGCGAGGTTGTAGTCGTCATAGGACCCAGCGGTTCGGGGAAAAGCACCTTCTTGCGCTGTCTGAACCTGCTGGAGCAGCCTACGGGCGGCGAAATTACCTTTGAAGGCCAATCCATTACGGATAAGAAGCATGACATCAATCAGACCCGTGAAAAAATGGGTATGGTCTTCCAGCAGTTCAACCTGTTTCCGCATATGTCCGTCCTGCAGAATATTATGCTGGCTCCGCTGAAAGTGAAAAAGCAGCAACCCCAGGAAGCGGAGAAAATCGCCGTAGAGCTCCTTCGTACCGTAGGTCTTGAAGATAAGCGCGATGCTTATCCTGCACAGCTGTCCGGCGGGCAGAAGCAGCGGATCGCGATTGCCCGGGCGCTGGCGATGCAGCCGCATGTGATGCTGTTCGATGAGCCTACCTCTGCACTGGACCCGGAAATGGTCGGTGAGGTGCTTGAAGTAATGAAGAAACTGGCTGAGCAGGGCATGACGATGGTCATTGTAACTCATGAAATGGGCTTTGCCCGTGAGGTCGGCGACCGCATCCTGTTTATGGACGGCGGATACATTGTCGAGCAGGGTACACCGGCAGAAGTATTCGGCAATCCGAAGCATGCCCGCACTCAGGATTTCTTGAGCAAAGTGCTATAA
- a CDS encoding amino acid ABC transporter permease: MNIFDMAYEYRNFFFSGLKYTLLLAVMGVFFGFVLGIIVSLLRMSKWRVLRFIASAWVEFLRGTPMLVQLFLIHYGLPEFGLEFSPIQSGAITLTINSSAYLAEIFRAGIQGVDRGQVEAARSLGMKQGMTMRYIVLPQALKNVLPAIGNEFITIIKESSIVSMIGVADLLFEARTITTITYEGLTPLVVIAVMYFILTFTLSKLLGILERRLNTDDRR; the protein is encoded by the coding sequence ATGAACATTTTTGATATGGCTTATGAATACCGCAATTTTTTCTTCTCCGGTTTAAAGTATACATTGCTGCTTGCGGTGATGGGCGTTTTCTTCGGCTTTGTGCTGGGGATTATTGTCTCTCTGCTGCGCATGTCCAAATGGAGGGTTCTGCGTTTTATCGCATCCGCCTGGGTTGAATTTTTGCGCGGGACACCAATGCTGGTGCAGCTGTTCCTGATCCACTATGGCCTGCCGGAATTCGGCCTGGAGTTTTCTCCGATTCAATCGGGGGCGATTACCCTGACCATTAACAGCTCGGCTTATCTGGCGGAAATCTTCCGCGCCGGTATTCAGGGGGTAGACCGCGGCCAGGTAGAGGCGGCCCGTTCGCTCGGAATGAAGCAAGGGATGACCATGCGGTATATCGTGCTTCCGCAGGCGCTCAAAAATGTGCTGCCGGCTATCGGGAACGAGTTTATTACAATCATTAAAGAGTCCTCCATCGTCTCGATGATCGGGGTAGCGGATCTGCTCTTTGAGGCAAGAACCATTACGACGATTACTTATGAGGGATTAACTCCGCTTGTTGTCATCGCCGTAATGTATTTTATACTGACCTTTACACTATCCAAGCTGCTCGGCATATTAGAAAGGAGGCTGAATACGGATGATCGCCGTTAA
- a CDS encoding transporter substrate-binding domain-containing protein, producing MNKWGKLSLGMLLAVGMMTGCGNNNDNAASTDTNAGNTGTAAKTLTLGTSADFPPYEFHKVIDGKDTIVGFDIDIAKDIAADMGAELVIKDLPFDSLLNELSSGRVDMVISGLSPTEERKKAVDLSDIYYKAEQAVVVREADKDKFATMDSLKGAKIGVQTGSIQEDIAKGIEGAQLTSLGKISEIVLQLNSNRVDASIMEGPVAKSFVKNVKGLVITDAKPEVEDDGYVIGVKKGNTELLNQVNTTLTRLNSEGKIEEYVAAASELAESE from the coding sequence ATGAACAAATGGGGTAAACTTTCTTTAGGAATGCTGCTTGCGGTAGGAATGATGACCGGCTGTGGCAACAACAATGATAATGCTGCATCAACGGACACTAATGCCGGCAATACCGGTACAGCCGCCAAAACGCTGACACTGGGTACAAGTGCAGATTTCCCGCCATATGAATTCCATAAAGTGATTGACGGCAAAGACACCATCGTAGGCTTTGACATCGACATTGCCAAGGATATCGCTGCGGATATGGGCGCTGAGCTGGTTATCAAGGATCTGCCTTTCGATTCCCTTTTAAATGAGCTGTCCAGCGGCAGAGTGGATATGGTGATCTCCGGCCTGAGCCCGACTGAAGAACGCAAAAAAGCAGTCGACCTGTCCGATATCTACTATAAAGCGGAGCAAGCAGTAGTAGTACGTGAAGCCGATAAAGATAAATTTGCTACCATGGATTCCCTGAAGGGTGCCAAGATCGGTGTTCAGACCGGTTCGATCCAGGAAGATATTGCCAAAGGCATTGAAGGCGCACAGCTGACTTCGCTCGGCAAAATTTCCGAAATCGTTCTGCAGCTGAATTCCAACCGTGTGGATGCTTCCATTATGGAAGGGCCGGTTGCCAAATCCTTTGTGAAGAATGTTAAGGGCCTGGTTATTACAGATGCTAAACCTGAAGTGGAAGATGACGGTTATGTAATCGGCGTGAAGAAGGGCAACACAGAGCTGCTTAATCAAGTAAATACTACCTTGACCCGCCTGAACTCCGAAGGCAAAATCGAAGAGTATGTAGCGGCGGCAAGCGAGCTTGCCGAGAGCGAATAA